GACTGGCAACGGCGGCTGCGGACCGCGGGACCCTTGGCGGTGTTGAGACGGCGGAATTGGATGCCGGTTTCGTCGGCCGCGAGGCCCATTTCACCGCCGAGGGCGTCGATTTCGCGCACGAGGTGGCCCTTGGCAAGCCCGCCGATGGCCGGGTTACAGCTCATCTGCGCGGTGCGGTCGAGGTCGATGGTGACGAGGAGCGTGCGCGCGCCCATCCGCGCCCCCGCGAGGGCGGCCTCGATGCCGGCATGTCCTGCGCCGACGACGATGAGTTCGTATTCGAGGGTCAGCAACACGCGCTCCCAACCGAGGATGATGCAACCGCGTCCACGCGGCCCCCGACTCGGCCCAAGTCAGGTCATGTGGCACAGCCGCCCTCGGCTGTGCGGTATTCCGGAAGCGCGGGGATTACCACGTTTCCGGGTTCGGGGGAACGAGCGGCATCATGGCGGGAGGTCCGAGAGATCCGGACCACGGGGGGCGGCGTTCAGGCGGATTGTTTCACGTGAAACAATGAGGAGGGGTCCGGGGGGCTATTTCTTACGCCGCCCGCGCGGAGTCTCACGTGGACTTTTCGGGGGCACTGTTTCACGTGAAACAGGCGCTCCGCCCTTGGCGTTCGGAATGGAAACCGCTCCGGTCGGCGTTTCGACGGGATTCACCGGGCGCGCGGGCGGCTTCATCCGGAATAAAGGAAGGTGCCCGACCGGCAGTTCCATTCGCGTGCAGGTGGAATGCGCCAATTCGCGCCAATACGGATAGACATTGAAGGGCACGTTGCGGCTCTCGAAATCGCGGCACTCGGCGTCATCCACTTCATAACCGGGCGGATATTGATAAAGCGCGCGATACGTCGCCGAGAGAAAGAAGTCGGAATCCTCGATCTGTTCGCCGCCTTCAGCGGCCTGCGTCGCGCCATTTGACCGGCTATGCAAACAGAACCGAATCGTGGCCGACAAACGCGGCGCTCCCGCGACCAGTTCCGATGTCGTGTGCGTGGTCATGTTCAGCAGAGGCGCCTCGTCCGGCAAACCGTCCGCACGCCAGCGTGTCCCGGCACGCAGATCGACCAACTGAATGTCGACCAACTCGACAATCGCCCACAGCGGGACATGCGGCGACGGCGCGTCCGCTCTCTTTTCCTCCGCGTCCCGACTTCGCGCGCTTCGTCCCTTCACGCCATATTCTCCGCGACCGCTTCCACGGCTAATTCGTCGGTTGCGCCTTCGATGGCGATTCGAATCGGAAGCCGGGCGCCGCGACCCCAGTTTTTCAGTTCGATCACATTCTCGGTCTCCGCAGCGGGGGCGTATTCGGCGGAGCGAACCTCGCGAAGCCGGAAAACGGGTTCCGCCCCCAGTGCGTGCGCCACGTCGGCGATGGTCTTGAGCTTCATGTCCCGACCGGCAATGTCGCGCCCGCTCAGGAGTTGACTGACCGCCGATCGGCTGACCCCGAGCCGGCTCGCCAGATCAACTTGCTTGATCCCTCGTTCATCCATCCAATCGCTGATCTTCTCCAGAACGTCGATCAGCAGTCCTTCCTGAACGAAAAGCTTCGTAAATTCGGGGTTCTGCAAACGTCGCTCAAGTTCCGTCTTCATCGCTGACTCTCCAAGATTTCCAGCCACTCGCGCATCACGCGCCGAGCCCGGTCGATGACCTCGGGCGGCAGGTCATCTCTCTTCTTCGTGCAACCATTCGTCAACAAAAACGATCGCCGCCCGTCCGGCAGGTTTCCGAAAAACCCCAAAACCCGCCGTTGGAATGCTTTGAATTCGAAAATATTTCCCTCAACCTTGCGAAAATGCTCGCGATTTGAGATCGATCCTGTTTCCGCCAACCGCGAGAAAAGTCTCATCAGCTTGACCAGATCGGCCCGATGGTTGGGTTCGCGTTCCAGTTCAATCAGGTATTCGCGCGCCGCGGCTTCGCCGCAATGGCCTGCGGCGTGCGCCACCACCAGACAGCGTCCCAGACATTCAATGATCGGCTCGATCCTTCGCTGCAATGTTAAGTCCCGGCTAAACGAAAGTCAAGCGACAAATCGCGCCCGTTCACAACCGCCCGATCGCGAGGACGAAGCCGACCTTGACGAGCAGCGGTCGGCTGACTTCGAGGTCATAGCGACCCGACGGAGACGGAAAGTCGTGGCGCGCCGGGAAGGGCCAGTAATCCACGCGGGTCTCGAACCCGATCACGCCGCTCGAAATCTCCCACACCGACCCGAAGCCCAGGCCGACCAGGCCTGTCATGAGTTTCGAGTCGCCGATCTCGTCACCCGCGTTTTCGTAGTCCGCGGCCAGGCGCATCGTCTCCCACGTCACCGCCACGTCGCCCAGAATGTAGGGATGCCAGTCGAGATCGCCGAAATAACGCACGTATCCCGTGCGGATCGTGAAGTTGGACAGGGTAAACGTCGCATCGGCGTCCTCGACCACGCCCCCATCGTCCACGGCGAGCGTCATCTCGCCGCCCGTCGCTTCGTATCCCGCGCCGAACTCGACACCGTTCAACCCCCACGTCGGAATCAGCGTGATGAGGGCCGACCAACCGGGAATGTTCGCGCTGACGTTCGACTCCTGCACGTCAACGCCCTCGGTCTGCGCGTCGGCGGTGGTCTCGAACGCAGGCAAGGCGGTCAGGCCGAGCGTGAGTTGCATGAACCCCGTGACCGACTGCGCCATCGGCCCGCCCTGCCGGGGCATTCGGGCGACCTGCGCCGCGGCGGGCGAAACCGACACGGCCCCCCAAACGCCGATCAGCACGACCAGCATCAGAATCGCCGTCGTTTTTCCCGAGATTTGACGCAAACTTCCCCCTCGCGCCGTCCGGACCGCTTCGAGTTACGATCCGCGCGACGCCAAGCTCATTCTAAGGTGTATCCGGGTGAATTGTCGAGGGAAAAATCCAGCCGGCAAGAGGCTGTGCGGCGATGGATGAGGTCGGTGGCGAAAATTCGACTTTCGGTTTATGATCGTTAAATGATCTAAGGTTGTCGGTCGTTGGTTTTTGGCTATTGGGTGTTGGGCGCCGGCTTTTGGTTGTTGGTCAGGCGCGTTCATGTCGAGTGGCCCGGCCGCCGGACTTCGCGAGGCTTCGTCGGACAAGCCCTCGGCCGGGTCCACAACGAAACCGATGTCAGCGATGGCGCCCGCGCTACACGACCAGATGTGGGCGAGGGTGCCGGTTCCACGCTTGTTGGAAATGGGCGGAAATCGGCCCGCGCCCTGTGGATGTCGTTCGCAACCTATTGATATTCCAGTGAAATTTTCCTCTTGAACGACGCGAAAGGTTTCCGGTAGTATGACGGGCGAAACGGGGGTGGGGGCCTTGCGCGTTTTACGCGTCGTTTCCGTGGCTCTTCTTGTGCTCGCGATGGCTGCCGCCCGCGTGTATGTCGGTGGCGTGCGCGAAAACGCCAAGGCGCGCGAGTCGCTGGCCGCTGGCGACATCACCGAAGCCATCACCGCGTACGACCGTTCCCTCCACTGGTATCTGCCCGGCAGCCCCACCGTGCGCGAAGCCGCGGCGAGCCTGATCGATATCGCGCACACGAGCGAATACGAAAGAGACCTCGACACGGCCCTGCGCGCGTGGCGTGTCCTGCGTTCGGGGTTTTACGCCGCGACTTGGCTGACCGTGCCCGGCCAGAAGATCATCGCGCAGTGCGACAACGAGATCTCCCGCCTCGTCGGTCTGACCGCCGAGGCCGCGCGACCCGGGAGCGGACCCGAGGCGCAGATGCGCGAGCTCGCCATCCTCAAGTCGCCGGTCGGACCCAAGCCCGCGTGGTCGTCGCTCGCGGTCCTCGCCTTCTTCGGCTGGATCGCCTCGGTCGTCGGGTTCATCTTCCGTGCCTTCGGCCCCACCGACGAATTCTTCCGCCGACCCGCCGTGTTGTGGGGGTTCCTCTTCGTCACCAGCTACGCGCTCTGGATGATCTCGCTCGCGCGGGCGTGAACCCGCTATCCCCCTCGCTCCCCGTCTTGATCTTTCGCGCGGACTCGTTCACACCCGAAAGTCCATGACGACTGAACCCGGCGAGGACGCGAGGATTCCCTCACCCACGGCCCCTCTCCCGCCCGAAGGGAGAGGGGAGGCCGAAGGACGGGGTGAGGGGCCGCGCGAGCCCGGCCGCCTCGCCGTCGCGATCGGGCTGCTCGTCGCGGGGTGCGTGGTGGCGTCGGTGCCGATCCCGATGCCGCACAACCTGCTGCGGCCCATCCATTTCTACCACATCGATTTCGTTCCGCTCGAATGCCTGATCGATCAGGCCATGAACCTATGGAAGAACACCGGGATGATGTGGGGCTACGTCCCGCAGTACCTCGCCGGTTACGCCGATCCATTCCCGTGGAACAGCAACGTCGCCCTCCACCTCATCGCGATCCTGTTTCCGCGCGTCGCTCCCTGGCAGCTCCTCTACTACATGGTCGTCATCACGGCTTTCGCGGTGCCGACGTGCGTGTATCTGGGCATGCGCGAGTTCGGCGTGCCGCGCCGGGCCGCGCTGTTCGGCCTGTTCTTTTCGCTCGTCGGTTTTTGCTGCGGTTTCGGCATCTTTTTTCTCGTCGTCGGCATGATCATCGCCGTGCTCGTGGCGGGGGTGTGCGTGTACGCCTTCGGCGTCTTCGCCAACTGGCTCGCGGGCGACCGATGGATTCGACCGGCGCTGCTGATCCTTCCCCTCGCGCCGGTGATCCACAAGACCGCCGTCTTCATCCTGATGGGCCCGTGCCTGATCTCGGTGCTCGTCTATCGCCGCGAGCTGCTGGCCGACCGGCGCAAGATCGCCGTGCTCGCGGGGCTCATCGGCCTCGCCCTCGCGGCCAACTGGTTCTGGATCGGACCTTATTTCGACTATAGGGACATTCTCGATTTCTCTTTCAATCGTTTTTTTCACGGCCTCGAGTTTCTTCTTCAGTTCGAAACCGCCTGGCCGTGGATCATCGCGCTCATCCTGTTGCTCTACCGGCTGCTCCTGTGGAGCTTCGGCGTCGCCGGAGCGGTCCACTCCATCCGCACGCGCGCGCCTTATCGCCGCAACGCGATCGTCATTTCGCTTTCGCTGGCTTACATGATCGGCCTCATCGCCTCGGGGGATTATTTCCCCGGGCTGCACTCCGCGCGATACGAGATCAACCTGCTGCTCTTCGTCTCCGTCCTTTGCGCCATGGCGATGGAAGCCCAGCGCGCTTGGCCCGATTGGCGCCTCGCCTCGCGCCTCAAACGCGCTGCCGCGCTGATGATCCCGTTCGTGGCGTGGTACGGTTGGATGGGTTCATACCGCGCGTTCATGCAGATGAAATGGCGAACCGAGACGCCGCCCATCGCTTTTTTAATGAAGGAGATGAACACACTCCCACTTGCGGAGATGCGCCGCGCCGCCCTGTACATCAAGCGCCATTCACGCGGCGAGGGTCGCGCATTCCTCGAACACTCGATGCACACGAACAACCTGCACTATCGCTTTCACAACGACAGCGGACGCCCGCTCATCAACGGCCCTTTCGATGGCGTTTTTTTCAAACAAAACGACATCAATTTTCAGTTCAACCTTTTGCTTCGTCCCGGCTTTTCCAAGTACTGCGAGCAATTCCGCCTGCCGGTCGAGCTTCGTTACCAACTACAGGACTTCGAGCGCATCGCCGAAACCTTCAACGTGCGTTGGTTTGTCGTGACCGAACCGCAGCGGCTCAAGGAACTGGTCAAGCTCACCAAGGGTCGAGTGGTCGACCACGGCGAGTTCGGCCGCTTCGGCGTCTTCGAATACACGCAACCCGGCGGATGGTTCCTGCGCGGCTCGGGCGATCTCACGTACGACTTCGGCTACCTGTCGCTGAAAAACGTCAAACCCGATCCGACAACCGGCGACATCGTGCTCAAGTGGCACTCGTTCGTCGATCTGAAAACGTCGGACGGACGCGTCGTCGACTCGTTCACGAACGACGACGTGCGCGCGGGTTTCATCCGCATCGAAAATCCCGGGAGCGAGTTCACGATCGGTTTGGAGCGGTGAGCGACCCTCACCCCCGACCCCTCTCCCGCCCGGCGGGAGAGGGGTGGCGAGCGAAGCGAGACGGGGTGAGGGCTGTTCGCAACCCTGTCCGCAAGTGCGTGGATGCGCCTGTCCGCACCCTGTGGAAAAAAAATTGTCCCCTTTTGCGCCCGATTCTTCCCCTTTTTTGCGGACAGCCTTGTCCACGCAACTAGCGCCGTGCCCTCGCGCACTTGCGCGAGCTATCCCCGGACTTCACAGGCTTTACGACTGCGACGAAGTTTCTTATAAATAAAGCCCCTATTCGCCTTCGGAACCCGAAAACGGAGTCGCGCCCATGGAGTTCGTCATCGCCAAGGACGAGTTCATTCACGGCTTGTCCCGCGTTCAGAGCGTCATTGAGAAGCGCACCACGCTGCCGATTCTGGCGAATGCGCTGCTCGAGACCAAGGGCGATGCCCTGCGGATCACGGCCACCGATCTCGAGGTCGGCGTGAAGGGCCTTCACGAAGCGAAGGTCCTGGACGCCGGCTCCATCACGATCAACGCCAAGAAGCTCTTCGAGATCGTGCGCGAGCTTCCCGCCGGCGAGGTCGCCGTCAAGGTTGCGGCGAACAACTCGGTGGAGATCACAAGCGGGCGATCGCGCTTTCGCATCCTCGGTCTTCCCGACGAGGAGTACCCGATCCTGCCCGACTACGAAAACGAAAAGTTCGAGGAGATCCCCGCGTCGGCGATCGCGGACATGTTCGAGATGGTTTCGCACGCGGTGGGCGCCGATGAAACGCGGCCGTATCTCAACGGCGTTTTTCTCGAAACCGGCACGTTGGGCGACAAGTCGACGCTGCGCGCCGTGGCCACCGACGGTCATCGTCTCGCGATGTGCGAAAAAGAATTGCCCGAGGGCTGCGGCCTCTCCGTCAAACCCGGCGTCATCGTGCCGCGCAAAGCCGTCGCCGAACTGCGCAAGCTCGTCGAGGGCGAGGACGGCAACATCCTCATCAAGGTCTCCGAACGCAACGTCATCGTCCGCAAGGGCGCGGTGCTCTACATCATCCGATTGATCGAGGGAAACTTCCCCGATTTTTCCTCGGTGATTCCCAAAAACAATCAGCGCGTGGTGACCTGCGCGCGCGACGACCTGCACGCCGCGCTGCGCCGCGTGGCCATCATGGCCGAGGAACTCGGGCGCGGGGTGCGTTTTTCGCTCGCGAAAAAACTGCTCGAGGTCTCGTGCGACAATCCCAATCTCGGCGAAGCCAAGGAAGAGCTGACGGTCGGCTACGACGGTGAGGAATTCCAGATCGGATTCAACGCGCGATATTTCCTGGACGCGCTGGCGATCATCAAGGACGAGGACGCGAGCCTGTCGTTCTCGGATCAGCACTCGCCGGTGCTGCTGCGCGCGCCGTCGGAGGCGGGCTATCAGGAAGTCATCATGCCGATGCGGCTGTAGCCGAGGAATGTGGAATTTGGAATGAAGAATGGGGAAAACCCCGGCATGGCGCCTGCGAAGTGAGAGGCAATCCAAAGTTGCCGACGTCGGATAACCCGAAGCAAAAGGAAACTTCTCCGCGAGACATCCAGACTCGATCGTTCGATTTCGCGCTGCGGATCGTGACTTTGTATCGTTATCTGCAGACAACAGGCGGAGTCGCTCGTTCACTCTCCACGCAAATTCTCCGTTCGGGAACGTCGATTGGCGCAAATCTGGAAGAGGCTTGCGCTGGTCAAAGCAAAGCCGACTTCATATCCAAGTGCGCGATCTCGCTCAAGGAAGCCCGAGAGACACACTATTGGCTGAGACTATTGGCGGCGTCTTCCGCTGCGCCGGCCGATCGATTGGGACCGTTAACGCAGGAAGCCGACGAATTGATCGCGATTCTGACTACGATCGTTCGTAACGCCTCTTCGTCGAAAAATCGCGAGTCAAAGAGCTGATCGCCACGTGCAGATCTTCACCATTTTTCGGAACTCTCCATTCCTCTTTTCGGAACTCTCCATTCCTCATTCTTCATTCGCCATTCCCTCACCGGGCGAACGGAGCTTGTCAGAACCCAAATGAATGTTGGGTGCCGACGCCGATTCCTCACGCCACGTCGGATTCGGCCTTGGCCTCGTCGAGTGCATTACGCACGGCGTGCGTGAGTTGCTCATTCGTGAACGGCTTGGCGACCACGGGGATCTCGCCCTCGGTGATGCCGTAGGTCTCGATGGTGTCTTTCGTATAACCTGTCATCAGCACGACCGGCAGGCCCGGCCGCACCATGCGGGCGCGGGCGGCGAGTTCCTTGCCGTTCATGTGCGGCATCACCACGTCGGACAGGATCATGTCGATGTCGTTCTTACGCGCGCGCAACAGGTTGAGCGCTTCCTGCCCGTTCGAGGCTTCGATCACGCGGTAGCCGCGCTGCGTGAGGATCAGGCATTCAAGCTTGCGCAGCGCGTCTTCATCCTCGACGACGAGGATCGTCTCGGTTCCGCCCGGCAGGCCGGACAGCGACGCCATCTCCATGCGTTCCTCGATCTCGCTGCCCGCGCGCGGGAAGTAGATGCGGAACGTGGTGCCGACGCCGGGGGCGGACTCGACCTCGATGTGCCCGCGGTTCTGCTGCACGATACCGTACACGGTGGACAGGCCGAGGCCCGTGCCCTTGCCGACCGGCTTGGTGGTGAAGAACGGCTCGAAGATGCGCTTGCGCGTTTCTTCGTCCATGCCCGTGCCGGTGTCGGCGACCTCGATGACCACGTAGTCGCCCGCCGCCACGCCGAGGTGGTGACGCAGGTACTCCTCGTCGAGCGTCGCGTTGAACGTGCACACGCGCACCGCGCCACCGCCGGGCATGGCGTCGCGCGCGTTGACGAGCAGGTTGACGAGGACCTGTTCGATCTGGCCCGGATCGGCCTTGACGTTGGCGAGGTCGTCCGAGGGGGAGATGTCGATGGCGACATCCTCGCCGATGATGCGCGCGAGCATCTTGTGCGCGTCGGCGATGATGGAGTTGAAGTTCAGCACGCGGGGCTGGATCTCCTGCCGCCGGCTGAACGCGAGGAGCTGGCGCGTGAGATTGGCGGCGCGGTTGGCGGCCTTCATGACCTCGGTGGCGTAGCCGCGGCCGACGTGCTCGTCGTCAAAGGCGTCACGGGCCATGGTCGCATAGCCCAGGATGCCCGTGAGCAGGTTGTTGAAGTCGTGCGCCACGCCGCCGGCGAGTCGGCCCATGGCCTCCATCTTCTGCGCCTGCAGGAGCTGTTTTTCGAACCGGTCGCGGTCGGCCTCGGCGCGGCGGCGCTCGTCGATCTCCGTCTGGAGCTGCCGGTTGATGCTCTCCAGCCCGTTGATGTAGGCGCGGGCGTCTTCTTCCTTGCGCAGGTACATCTTCTGCGTGAACCAGACGAGGCCCACGAAGGGGATGGTGACCATGAATCCCAGCGGGCCGCCGGCGCGGTCGAGGATGATGATGAGCGTCGCGATCGACCCCGAGGCGAGGAAACCCACTCCCGTGGGCAGGAAGTTTTTCACCCAGAAGGGGATGTAGCGGTCGCCGGTGACGAAACAGATTCCCGCGGCCACCGACGCCGTGTTCACGATGTAATAAACGCCGACCATCACGAGGATTGGGACGACGTAGCCCGAGCTCTCGAGCCGCGCGGCCAGCGGGAGAATCTGGTCGAAAGCCAGGAACGCCGCGAAGACCGCGAGCCCGCCCGAGGCCATATTGAACGGCGCCTTGAACAGCCGCCCGGTCTTGCCGCCGCGCAACGAGAGCAGCAGCTTGCCCGTCATGTCGGCGATCAGGGCGGGCCACAGGCCGAACAGGATCAGGATCGAGAAGACGAACGCCGTGTCCACCGAGAAGTGGACGTTGGTGTATGGAATCTTGACGACGAAGAGCGCCGTGACGAGGGCGAAGCCGAAGTAGATGAACAGAGCGACGTTGGGCTCGTGGCGCAGGGGATACGCAAGGGCGGCGACGGTGGCCGCCGCGCCCGCCGCCACGAGCAGGACGATGTAGATGCGTGCGCCGATGCGCAGGGAGGCGAAATCGCGCGCGTCCTCGACGATCGCGTGCCGGGCCCGGCGCAGCCCGTTCATGGGGCGGCGCAGGATCGTCCGCACGGACCGCCGGCGGTCCCCGGGCAATCTCGGCGGCGGATCCGGCAGTTTGTCGGCGATCTCGGCGCGCACCAATCCCCCCGAAAACACGACTCCCACATCGTTTATCGGCGAAAACATGAGGGTTCTGGAGCGATATCGAGTCTCAAAATCCGCAGCGTGAGCAATGTCATCTTTCGGCGATAAT
This is a stretch of genomic DNA from Deltaproteobacteria bacterium. It encodes these proteins:
- a CDS encoding helix-turn-helix transcriptional regulator, with translation MAGNLGESAMKTELERRLQNPEFTKLFVQEGLLIDVLEKISDWMDERGIKQVDLASRLGVSRSAVSQLLSGRDIAGRDMKLKTIADVAHALGAEPVFRLREVRSAEYAPAAETENVIELKNWGRGARLPIRIAIEGATDELAVEAVAENMA
- a CDS encoding type II toxin-antitoxin system RelE/ParE family toxin, with the protein product MQRRIEPIIECLGRCLVVAHAAGHCGEAAAREYLIELEREPNHRADLVKLMRLFSRLAETGSISNREHFRKVEGNIFEFKAFQRRVLGFFGNLPDGRRSFLLTNGCTKKRDDLPPEVIDRARRVMREWLEILESQR
- the dnaN gene encoding DNA polymerase III subunit beta, which translates into the protein MEFVIAKDEFIHGLSRVQSVIEKRTTLPILANALLETKGDALRITATDLEVGVKGLHEAKVLDAGSITINAKKLFEIVRELPAGEVAVKVAANNSVEITSGRSRFRILGLPDEEYPILPDYENEKFEEIPASAIADMFEMVSHAVGADETRPYLNGVFLETGTLGDKSTLRAVATDGHRLAMCEKELPEGCGLSVKPGVIVPRKAVAELRKLVEGEDGNILIKVSERNVIVRKGAVLYIIRLIEGNFPDFSSVIPKNNQRVVTCARDDLHAALRRVAIMAEELGRGVRFSLAKKLLEVSCDNPNLGEAKEELTVGYDGEEFQIGFNARYFLDALAIIKDEDASLSFSDQHSPVLLRAPSEAGYQEVIMPMRL
- a CDS encoding four helix bundle protein; the protein is MPTSDNPKQKETSPRDIQTRSFDFALRIVTLYRYLQTTGGVARSLSTQILRSGTSIGANLEEACAGQSKADFISKCAISLKEARETHYWLRLLAASSAAPADRLGPLTQEADELIAILTTIVRNASSSKNRESKS
- a CDS encoding response regulator, translating into MRAEIADKLPDPPPRLPGDRRRSVRTILRRPMNGLRRARHAIVEDARDFASLRIGARIYIVLLVAAGAAATVAALAYPLRHEPNVALFIYFGFALVTALFVVKIPYTNVHFSVDTAFVFSILILFGLWPALIADMTGKLLLSLRGGKTGRLFKAPFNMASGGLAVFAAFLAFDQILPLAARLESSGYVVPILVMVGVYYIVNTASVAAGICFVTGDRYIPFWVKNFLPTGVGFLASGSIATLIIILDRAGGPLGFMVTIPFVGLVWFTQKMYLRKEEDARAYINGLESINRQLQTEIDERRRAEADRDRFEKQLLQAQKMEAMGRLAGGVAHDFNNLLTGILGYATMARDAFDDEHVGRGYATEVMKAANRAANLTRQLLAFSRRQEIQPRVLNFNSIIADAHKMLARIIGEDVAIDISPSDDLANVKADPGQIEQVLVNLLVNARDAMPGGGAVRVCTFNATLDEEYLRHHLGVAAGDYVVIEVADTGTGMDEETRKRIFEPFFTTKPVGKGTGLGLSTVYGIVQQNRGHIEVESAPGVGTTFRIYFPRAGSEIEERMEMASLSGLPGGTETILVVEDEDALRKLECLILTQRGYRVIEASNGQEALNLLRARKNDIDMILSDVVMPHMNGKELAARARMVRPGLPVVLMTGYTKDTIETYGITEGEIPVVAKPFTNEQLTHAVRNALDEAKAESDVA